AAAAATCGAAGCTTTGAACGAAAAACATCCGGAGAAGCCAATCATGAAAGTGAACTACGGCAAGGAAACGGTGGAAGTGTTGTTCAAATTTACGAAGCTTGTTCGTAACATCGGATTTATTTTTGTCGGGGGACTGGGTCTCATGTCCATGTTCCTGATCTCGAATACGATTCGCGTAACGATTCTGGCACGTCGCCGGGAGATCGGAATTATGAAGTTGGTTGGTGCAACCAATACCTTTATTCGCTGGCCTTTCTTTATTGAAGGTGCACTCATTGGATTTATTGGCTCGGTCATTACGGTTGGTGTGCTGTTTGTTGGATACAGCCAGTTGATGAAGACGATTGGTCAGGATGTCTTCATGCAGATGCTTAACTTGATTCCGCTCGGCGAAATCTGGGGGCTGTTTGGAACACTGTTGATCGGACTCGGTGTGCTGGTAGGTATTTTGGGAAGTACACTGTCCATTCGGAAATCACTCAACGTTTAATTTTGTTTTCAACGATCGAATTGCAGAATATGTCGAAAAGAATGGTAAAGCAGGTTCATTAATGGACGCTGTTTGACGATATGTAGGAAAGACGGAGTCTTTTAAGATTGAAGAAAGCAAAGAACATGCTGTTCACCACCTGTGCAGGTTGCTTTCTTGTGAAATCATAGGATGGGGGATCATCATTTTGAAAAAAACCGCTTCGCTGCTGGCCTTTACGTTATTGGCCAGTTTGACGCTTCAACCTTCTGACGGATATGCCAAGAGTAGCATCAGCGATATTGACCAACAGATTCAGCAACTGGAGAGCAAGGCGGCTTCTGCCAAGCAGGAGCAAAAAAAAGCGGCTTCCAACAAAAAGGAAGCACAGCATTACAAGAACAAAACCAACGCTTATCTGAAGGTTGTCATGGAACAGATCAATGTCGTTAGTGATGAACTGGCGAGTGTATCCTTGCAGATCGAGAACACGGAGGAAGATCTTCGTACAACGAAAAAAGATCTGCAAGCGGCAGAAGAACGCATTGTTGCAAGGGAAAAATTGTTGGAGTCACGCGTGCGCCTCATGTATACGGACGGTGCTGTATCCTATCTGGATGTATTGTTGTCCTCTACTAGCTTCACTGACTTCCTGACCCGTGCGGATTCACTCAAAACGATTGTGGATCAGGATCAGCATCTGCTGGATGAGCACAAAGCGGACAAGCAACTTGTCGTGGACAAAAAGGCAGAATTGGATGTGCAATATGCGGAAGCCAAGAGCCTGTATGCACAGAAGAAACAGCGCAAGTCCCAATTGAATGAAAAAGAAGCGGAAAAGCAAGTGCTTCTCGCTTCATATGATGCTAAAATTGAAGAGTCAGAAGAGCTGACACAAGAGCAGGAAGATGTATTAATGCAGATTGCCAGCAAACGTTCGGCACTTCTTCAAGAGAAAAATAAATTGCGTGAACAGCAGGCAGCAGCCGCAGCCAAAGCAAAAGCCGCGGCAGCAGCCCGGGCGAAAGCTGCAGCCAAGACACCAACCAGAGTGAGTTCGGATAGCAGCAGTGAGGTCACGTATTCATCCGGTAATGGTATCTTCTCAAGACCGGTATCTGGAGGACGTATTTCTTCTGGATTCGGTCCCCGTACCCATCCGATTACGGGTGTAGTGGGTAAGATGCATGCCGGTGTCGATTTTGCTGTTCCTCAAGGAACTTCGGTTCACGCTGCTTCTGGCGGAATCGTGATCATGGCTGAATGGTATAGCGGTTATGGTTATACGGTTATTGTGGACCACGGCGGTGGACTATGGACGTTATATGGTCACTTGCGCGAAGGTGGATTCAAAGTCAGCAAGGGAGACACAGTAAGCAAAGGGGATACCATTGCTGAGTCAGGAAATACAGGGAACTCTACTGGACCTCACTTGCACTTTGAAGTGAGAGATAACGGTACCGCTGTAAATCCGATGAACTATTTGTAATTATTGCTCCATTGTTCGAATGGAAAAAACATATTCCGTACAAGCTAGACATATACTAAGCTGGCATGTTCAGGGAATGGATTCTGGCAACAATGGAATCGGACACGCTTCAAAACTAAAGGCGGTGACAAACGGATGATGAAGAAAAGATCGGCGCTACTGCTTGTCATTGTGGGTCTCCTGGGTGGTAGTTTGCTAACCCTGGTACTAATGACTTACCCGGGAATAGCAAATCAAACCACAGCGGGCGAAGGTTTGCTGGCTAGTGTAACCGGCAATACACAGCAGAAGAACGATTTGAAAAAGATTGAAACTGCGATGGATTTGATCTCAAGCAACTATTATAAAGACGTGGATCAGACCAAATTGATTGACGGTGCGATCAACGGCATGATGGAATCGCTTGATGATCCGTACTCCAACTATATGGGGCAGGAAACGGCTGCTCAGTTTGAAGAGTCGATCGAAGGTTCATTTACCGGTATTGGCGCAGAGGTATCCTCACAGGATGGAAACGTTGTTGTTGTTTCCCCAATCAAAGGATCACCTGCCGAGAAAGCGGGTATTCGTGCAAAAGACATGATTATGTCAGTCAACGGCGAATCCCTGCAAGGTTTGGAACTGAACAAGGCTGTCAACAAAATCAGAGGTCCCAAGGGCAGTGAAGCGAAGGTACAGGTCAAACGTGCCGGATCTTCCGAGCTGATTGAATTTGTCATTGTACGCGATGACATTGATCTGGAAACCGTATATGCTCACATGGAGGATGGCGGAATTGGCGTTATTGCCATTACTCAATTCTCTTTGAATACAGGCGATCGCTTCAAGGAAGAGTTGGCGAAGCTTGAGAAGCAGAACATGAAAGGTCTGGTCATCGACGTACGGAATGACCCAGGCGGTGTATTGCAAGTTGTTATTGATATTGCTGAACAGTTTGTTCCTAAAGGCAAGGTTATTGTGCAAGTTGAAGACAAGAACGGCAAAAAGGAACAAAGCAAGTCCAATGGATCAGCCAAAACATATCCAGTCACAGTCCTGATGAACAAAGGCAGTGCGAGTGCGTCGGAGATTTTGGCCGGTGCATTACAACAGTCAGCAGGTGCTAAGTTGATTGGTGAAAACTCCTTTGGTAAAGGAACCGTTCAGACGAGTTATGACAAGCAGATGGGTGACGGCAGCTTGCTGAAGATCACCATTGCCAAGTGGCTCACTCCGAACGGAGACTGGATTCATGAAAAAGGAATCAAACCGGATATTGCGGTAGACCAGCCGGATTATTTCTCGGTGGCACCGATTAACAAAGAGAAGTTACCACTGAAATATGACAGTAATAGCACGGATGTGAAAAGTGCGCAGACGATGCTGAGAGGACTCGATTTCAAACCGGATCGTGTGGATGGATACTACGACCAGAAGACGGAAGAAGCGGTCAAGGCATTCCAGAAGCAAAAAGGCATTCAGGCTACAGGCCAGATTGACGAGAAAACCGCTGAAACACTGGAAGCGGCTCTGATTGAACGTATTGCCAATCCTCAATATGATGCACAGCTGAAACGCGCGATCGAAAATGTCTCGAAGGATATTTCGTCCGCTGTGTCGAAGCCATAAAGAAGGCTGATTTTCAGCCTTCTTTTTTTCTGAACCGGCTGAAAGAGAGGGGTGACCGACCACAATGGAATGGGTATGGCCGTGGTTAACTACATTAGGGGAAGCTATGTTGCAGTTGTTTATTCAGCCGTTTTATTATATTGCGGTGATCCTGATTGCGCTGATCTATCATCGTCAGTTACTGCAGGAGCGTAAATTGTTCCATGTTCGTTTGCAAAGCTCGATAACACAGACGATTCGTGCCGTGCTCGGAGGCATACTCATTGGTACCATCGTCTCAATTGTGTCCCTATTCCTCGGTGCACATCTTACACTGGGAAGCCTGATATGCATATGGGCTGCAACGTTAATTCTATCTTTGTTCCGCATACGGTATCTGTGCTTTGCTTATGCGGCCGGGTTACTGGGTGTGCTGCAATTTGGTTTGAATCTGGCTTCAGGCTGGCAACCATCGGGTTGGATGGGTAGTGTAACGGAAACGCTACGTACCCTGGATATGCCTGCACTGCTTGTCCTGGCGGCCCTTCTACATATGGGTGAAGCCTTGTTGGTACGCATGCAGGGGGTATCGATGGCATCACCGCTTCTCTTCGAGGGAAAACGTGGGAAACTGGTTGGGGGATATCAACTGCAACAGTTCTGGGCCATTCCTCTACTGATTCTTGTTCCAGTCACAGGAGGTGGCGCGGAGCTGGCATGGAATCCACTGATGAATGCAGGTCATAGTTACATGCTGGTTGCGTTGCCGATTATGCTCGGATTTGGTGAGATAACACAGAGTATGCTTCCGGGACAAAAGGTGCAGATCTCATCAAAGCGGTTGATGGTATATGGGGCAACTTTGCTCGTGTTCAGTTTGCTTGCTGCATGGTGGTCTCCACTCATGGTGGTTGCAGCGCTGATCGCATTTATTGGACATGAATTTCTGGTATGGTACAGCGCGTTTGAAGAGCAAAATCGCAGTCCGGTATTTGTCCATCCGCAGCATGGATTGAAGGTACTGGCTGTTATTCCGGAGAGTCCTGCTGCAGATTTGGGGATTGAAGCAGGAGAGACCTTGTACAAGGTGAATGGTAAGTTGGTTCATTCGCCGGAAGAGTTACATCGTGCTCTGCGGATGAACCCGGCTTTTTGCAAACTTGAGGTTCGCAATCACCAGGGAGAAAGCAAGTTCATGCAACGAGCGATCTATGAAGGGGAGCATCATCAGCTTGGGGTCATTATGGCACCGGACAATCACGAGGTCTGGGCGATTCGGTTACGTCCACTGACGCTGTTCCATGTCATCAACCTCAAATTGTTTGCCCGTCTGAAAAAACCACAAAGGGACGAAGCTCCCTTGGCGTTACCGCCAGCCCCTGTGGCCAGTGATAAAGGGTCCGTGGAGATGTAACTAGCATACGTGATGAATTAGTTGCATAAATCAAGCAATGAAAAAGGTATTTCCGAGCGCCGTCACAGGCAAGGGAAATACCTTTTTTTTGTTATTGTTTTAACATAAAGATGGCGATTTGGGTCCGATCACGCAAGCTCAGCTTGCCAAGAATATCCGTGACGTAGTTTTTGACCGTGCCTTCACTGAGGAACAATTTGGCGGCAATTTCCTTATTGGATAAACCCTCCGATATGGCCTCGGCAACCGCCAGCTCCATACGTGTCAGTCCATAGGCTTCGATTGGGTTCTGTGTCAGGGGAATCGCAGCAGGACGAAGAAGGCCTGCCAATTTGCGGGCAATATCCGGATGGATTAACATATCGCCGTTATGTACGGTCTTAATGCCTTGAATGATCCGCTCGGGGGGGACGTTTTTGAGCAAATAACCGCATGCTCCATTCTGCAATGCCTGAATAATATACTCATCGTCGTCAAAAGTAGTTAGCATGAGCACCTGATTTTCAGGAAAACGCGCCTTGATGCGTTTGGTACCTTCAACTCCGTCACATTCCGGCATCCGAATATCCATTAAAACCACGTCCGCAGGCGTTCCTGCTTCAAGCAATTCCAACGCTTCCTGCCCGTTTGAGGCTGTGCCTGTAACACTAATGCCGGAGCCGAGTCCAAGTAGCACTTTCAGGCTTTCGCGAATGAAATAGTCATCGTCGGCGAGAATCAGCCGGATAAGCGGAGGGTGGACTGAATCATTCTTGTTGTTTACATCATTCCGTTCGGACATGAGAACATTCACTTCCTTTTTTCAGAGTATATTCAACTGGTTCGTTATTGGAATGCGTGTAATCACTGTATACGGATAAGCCGATTGGATCTCCAAGGTACCTCCCACCATTTGTGTACGCAGAAGCATACCTTCCTGTCCTATGCCATTTCGCTTGGAAGAAGGAGGATTGATTTTGCCATCATTACTCACACTCATACACACTTCTTGATCCCCGAATACCAACTCCACTGTGATTGAAGAAGCATTTCCATGTCGCAGGGCATTGGTCAAGGCTTCTTTGGCATTTTTGAACAAAACGATCTGTATGCTGGGATACAGCACATGGGATGGGCCATGAACTTCATAATTTGTCTTCACGCCGGTATCTCTGCCCACTTCCTCTAGGAGACGATCCAGGGCGTAGGCTTCGGATGCATAGGAATTAGGTTGCAGTTTGTGTAGTGTGCTGCGCATATCATCCATACTATCGGCCAATTGATCGCGAATCTGTCTCACCATTTCCGTTCCTTGTTCCATATCGAGGGGGAGGGTCAGCAGGGCGGCTTCCGACATCATTTTGGTGCGAATCAGTCGATGCCCGATATCGTCATGAAGCTGTCTGGAGATACGGGTACGTTCCTCTGCCTGAGCCACTCCTTCAAGTTGCTTTGTAAATAACAGCAGCTGCGCACGAGTTTCTTGTAGCTCGTAATGTTTGCTGCGAAGTTCGTCATAGACTTGTTCCAGTTGTCCACGGCTGTTCGCCGTTCTTGATCCCTGCCAGGACAGAGCCGCTGTGATGAGCAGAAGCAGGTTGCCAAGAACCATCGCAGTTGTCTCTGTGGAGAGTAATGTAGTGTCGGTTGTAGTTGTATTTAGTGTGGTTAACCCTGGCTGCGATGCCTGTGGGACAGAATAATGCCAATGCAAAGCGACATTGTTAGCGACAAGCTGAATTGCAAACATCAACCATCTCCGATTTCCCTCCAGTCTGTATATATACACGTAGAGCACGGATAGAGAGAGGAATAGCAGAAACGGTCCATACGAAGCAATCAGCCAGCAGCTCCAGAGTATTTCGGTCAGAAGCAACAGCCACTGCTGTGTACTTGAACGATTGAAATCTTTCCACACGGAGAGTCCAAGTGCAATGATGATATACAGGGTGTAGACGGCTTCATTTTCCAAGGGCAGCATCAACATGTACAGTACTGCTGGAACGATAATTAATCCATATTGCAGAAACCGCATTGGCATATGTAAATGACATCCTTTATATAAAAAGTGGAGTAGAAAATCTCTTGGTAATGCGCCCTTGATTATACCATAAGCAGCATTCGAATCAGGAGATGACTTAAGTCACCTTCGATTCATGACTTTCTGTACCTTCGCTACAAATTGCTATCCGTTACAATAAAATTATGAAATCCAGCGGCGAAGGCCGAAACGGAAAAGGGGCGTAAAAGGGATGGGTATACTTGAAGTAGATCATGTAGTAAAACGATACGGCAGCAAGCTGTCCGTGGATCATTTGAACCTTAGTGTTGGCAAAGGCGAGATTTTTGGATTGCTTGGTCCCAATGGAGCAGGAAAAAGTACCACCATCAGCATGATTGCAGGGCTCCTGAATATGGATCAGGGTGAGATCAGATTAGATGGGATCTCGGTCAAGGAGCGACCGCTTGAAGTAAAGCGCAAGATCGGACTCGTTCCGCAGGATCTGGCTTTATACGAAACCATGTCTGCTGCGGAGAATGTGACCTTTTTTGCCAGACTGTATGGACTGCGTGGAAAATTGCTTAAGGAAAGAGTGCAGGAGTCTCTTGAATTTGTAGGGTTGCAGGATAAAGCAAAGGATGCCCCCTCGACCTTCTCTGGCGGTATGAAACGCAGGTTAAACATCGCATGTGCGATTACACATCGCCCGGATCTCATTATTATGGATGAACCTACAGTTGGCATTGATCCGCAATCTCGGAATCATATTCTTGAATCGGTACGGACACTCAACAAGATGGGTTCAACGATCATATATACAAGTCATTACATGGAGGAAGTGGCGGCGATTAGTCACCGGGTTGCGATTATGGATCAGGGGCGAATTATTGCCTGTGGGACTGAAGCAGAGCTGAGAGAACGGGTAGCATCGGAAGAAAAAGTAGTGCTCTCCACTTCCGGTATCGTTCCCGACGTCGTGGAAGAATTGAAACTTCACCCCCGTGTGCGGATGGTAGACGTTTCAGAGAATACACTGACCATTACGCTGCCTTCGGCACAGCAGGATCTCCAGGATCTGCTCTTCATTTGCAGCAAACATGAAGTATCCATTCAGTCGCTCAAGGTCGAAGAGCCGGATCTGGAAACGTTGTTCCTCAATCTGACCGGGCGTACGCTTCGGGACTAGGGGGAGCAAGAGATGAATATATGGCATATTTGCATCTTTGAATTAAGGCGTATTCTTAAGATTCGATCTGTAGTGTTAAACCTCTTTATTTTGCCGTTGTTACTGATTTTTATATTGGGCACGGCACTTTCCAGTACGATGGGTACGGCGGAGGATGTTATTCCCGATACTGTACGTGTGGGAATCATCCATTTGAGCACTGAATCTGGGGGAGGATCAAGTACGGTTAATCAAGCGCTGGATACATTCGTTAAATCCCCGGAAGTGGCTGAGATGGTCAGGGTGCAGAACTTTACGACTGAAGAGGAGGCCGTTCATGCGCTGCGTACCGACAAGCTGGACTTTGCTGTAATGATTCCTTCGGATTTTGAGCAAAACGTGATGATGGGGAAAGAGGCCAGGTTACAGTGGATACGAGGAAAGGACAACACACTTAATACCTTGGGTGAAACTTTGTTCACACGTTTTACGGATGAATGGAACCGACAGATGGCGATTACCAAAGTGCTCGGTCCGCAAGTAATTGCTGCCATGGCCTCTGCTTCGGAGTCTGGTACGGCGAATTCCACCTCCATTGCTGTCACTAATCCCGGTAAGACAGGTACGGCGTATAGTGCCTCCCAATACTATGCAGCTTCCATGCTGGCAATGTTCATGTTGTACTCGGGCATGACAACCAGTACCAGCCTTTTTGGAGAACGGGATAACAAAACGTTAATTCGCCTTCAGGCTGCGCCGATAGGTAACGGAGTTATTTTCGCTGGAAAAATTGCAGGCAATAGTCTGCTCGCTTTCTTACAAGCAACAACGATCATCCTTATGACGTATTGGTTCTACGGTGTGGATTGGGGAACCCATCCTGGGTATATTGTGCTGACTTGTGTATGTATCACATTGGCCTCCATGACCCTTGGCGTGATCGTTGCACTGGTATGCAAAAGCACAGCATCGGCCAGTGCAACCTTACAAGGTATCATCGTTGCCATGACATTCATCAGTGGTGGGTTCATGCCCATTCCGATTGATTTTGTACAACGGCTTAGCCAATTTACGGTTAACCACTGGGCGCTCCAAAGTTTTCTGAGAATGATGCTGGATGCACCTGTACGAGAGATTGTATATAACATTCTGATGTTAGGCGTGGTATGCGCTGTATTATTGTTCATCTCAGGATTGATCTATAGAAAGGCAGGATACCGATATGAATAGTCTACACATCGCCAGGTTGATGATTAGACGTACACTTGGCCGTAAAATGGGCTTCATTACGTTTCTGCTTCTGCCTTGCCTGGTGGTTACAGGAGCGGTTGCTCTTTTTGGAAGCGAGCAGATTGCACGTACTGTTATTCCCTATGTGAATGAGGACGGAGGGGTGGCAGGGACATGGATGATTCATGAACTTGCTGACAAAGAGGAGTATCTGCTCAAGCCGATGAATAACCAAGCAGAAGTGAAGGAAGCTATCGCTCAGCAAAAAGGAAGCTCTGGCATCATCATTCCGGCACATTATACGGAGGATCTGTTACAAGGAAAGCCAACCGAAATTCAATTGGTGGAACTGCGTATAAGTGAAAGTTCCTATACCCTACGAGCAGCAGTTGAAGGTTTGACGAGCGGATTGTTACAATCTGTTTCAGCTGTTAAGGTGGCGGCAGGTCCTGTCTCAAGTGAGACTGACATATTATCGAGTACACAGAAGCCATTTGAACAGCTTTTACAGGAGATAGGAAAACATCAGGTTGCTGGTGAAGTTACCGATCTGCAAATCTATCCCAAGCCAGGCCTGAACAATGTGACTGGATTTACGATTATGTTTATGATGGGGCTGCTGACCAGTGCAGTGGCTGTGATAATGGAAGATCGCAGGAAACGTACGATGGCCAGAGTATATACGGCACCCGTCCGTGCATATGAGATTGCGCTTGGTAACTTCCTGGGTAGCTTTGTCATTGGCTTGATTCAGATTGTTCTCGTTTTGGGAGTCAGCAGGTGGCTGCTGCATTATGATGCCGGTATTCCTTTTGGCATTCATTTCATGATATTGGCGGCATTCATGCTGGTCTCCATGGGGATCGCAAGTACCGTGGCAGGATTAATCCGGAATCCCAAAAATGCCAACATGCTGAATTCACTTGTCATTATGCCAACCTGCATGATAGGTGGTTGTTTCTGGCCGATCTCGTTGATGCCGGATTATATGCAAAAGCTCGCCAACTTTGTTCCACAGAAGTGGGCGATTCAGGCTGTGGAGGCGATCTCTGCTGGCGGTACATTGTCGGATATCACATTGCCACTATTGATTTTGTTTGGCATGGCTGCCATTTTGCTGACTGTAGGCTCTGCGATTCTACGCCCTAGCCAGCCAGGAGTAGAGGCATAAGGTTATACGACATAAAAAAAGCACGCTCTGCTGAATTGAATTCAGTTAGAGCGTGCTTTCTTTGCATAAGGAATGTGTATTATGTGAGATATTGATAATTAAGGTTGGAGTTGACGCAGGACCGTTATTTCGACCCGACGGTTCTTTTGTCTTCCGGCGGCTGTGGTGTTGTCACCCGTTGGGCGAGTATCCGCATATCCGGCATACTGGAAGCCGTCCGGGTTAAGCTTCTCTGTATCCAGAAAGAATCGCAATACAGACAGTGCACGTTCTCCGGAAAGTTCCCAGTTGTCTTTGTACGTGGAGTTGGCCCCGACCGGAATATTGTCCGTATGTCCTTCGATGCTGACAACGGTATTCAGATCCCGAAACAGACTTGCCAGCTTGGTCAGTGTGGGTGCAGCATCCCCTTTGAGGGCAGCTTGCCCCTGATCAAACAGGAAGCGGTCACTGAGGGTAATGGAGAGGCCTTGTGGCTTGTCCGCAACAAAAATCTGATTTTCCAGTTTATTATCCTCGATATATTGGGTAATCACATTGAACAGATTTTGCAATTCCTGCTCCTGTGATCTGAACTGTTCTTCCCGTTCTGTGAGAGGCTTGTTGTCATCATCTGGTGTTGCAGTCCCGGTATCGGAAGGGTTTCCTTCACCTTTTGAAGGGTCTTCACCCTGCACCTCGGATGGTGGAGTCTCTGTAATCGTTTGACCGGGTTTCTCACCGAGTCCCTCACCAAGCTCAAGGATAGAGTCGGACGCATTAAATGTATTTTGTAACGATTGAGTAACGACGTCATATTTACCTGAATCCAGATTGCTCATGGCATACATGATGACAAAAAAGATCAAAAGCAGAGTTATGAGATCGGCATAAGTAATCATCCAGCGATCCCGATGATCGATAGTTTCACGTTTTCCGCGCCGTTTACTGCGCCGACTCATCCAATCCCTCCTTTGCTAGGGGGCGTATATGCTGACGATGCGTGAGGGTGAAGGACTCCAGTCTTTTGCGTACAAGCTGGGGATTCTCACCGTTCTGAATGGCAAGTACACCTTCGAGAAGCATTTCCATGGTCTGCACTTCATCGGCACCTCTTGATTTGATCTTGGAGGCAATGGGCAAAAAGATAAGATTGGCACTGGCGACCCCATACAGGGTTGCGGTAAAGGCAACAGCAATGGCAGGTCCGAGTCCTGTGGGATCGGTCAAACTGCCAAGTACTTGAATAAGTCCCATCACGGTTCCGATGATCCCCATGGTTGGGGCGTAACCACCAGCGGATTCGAATATTTTGGCGTAGCCCTCATGTTTTTGTTCAATAGAATCGATCTCCATCTCCAGGATCTGGCGAACCACATCCTGATCGGTACCATCAACAACCATCTGAATACCGT
The nucleotide sequence above comes from Paenibacillus sp. W2I17. Encoded proteins:
- a CDS encoding flagellar motor protein MotB encodes the protein MSRRSKRRGKRETIDHRDRWMITYADLITLLLIFFVIMYAMSNLDSGKYDVVTQSLQNTFNASDSILELGEGLGEKPGQTITETPPSEVQGEDPSKGEGNPSDTGTATPDDDNKPLTEREEQFRSQEQELQNLFNVITQYIEDNKLENQIFVADKPQGLSITLSDRFLFDQGQAALKGDAAPTLTKLASLFRDLNTVVSIEGHTDNIPVGANSTYKDNWELSGERALSVLRFFLDTEKLNPDGFQYAGYADTRPTGDNTTAAGRQKNRRVEITVLRQLQP
- a CDS encoding flagellar motor protein gives rise to the protein MDIATLIGIIAGIAAVISGFLWEGGQLSGLLQKTAALIVFGGTIAAVVASFPAHRLRTIPAALRMAFGRNNNDSGLWVEELVEMSSIARRSGVLALERKVMDHPHPFLQDGIQMVVDGTDQDVVRQILEMEIDSIEQKHEGYAKIFESAGGYAPTMGIIGTVMGLIQVLGSLTDPTGLGPAIAVAFTATLYGVASANLIFLPIASKIKSRGADEVQTMEMLLEGVLAIQNGENPQLVRKRLESFTLTHRQHIRPLAKEGLDESAQ